A genomic segment from Brevundimonas sp. SORGH_AS_0993 encodes:
- a CDS encoding SH3 domain-containing protein, producing the protein MSKKIMTTGLATAAALAALVTAAPMAAQAQANGITNCDAPGGRQTAGALIGAVIGGVVGSNVARNERTAGTVIGAGAGAAAGSYIGCNQQRTRAAATASSGQYRATSNLRIRSGPGTNYRAAGALSAGQPFTAIGSQGEWIQIAGGGWVNAHYVTTN; encoded by the coding sequence ATGTCGAAGAAGATCATGACCACGGGTCTGGCCACCGCCGCCGCCCTCGCCGCCCTTGTCACCGCCGCCCCGATGGCGGCGCAGGCTCAGGCCAACGGCATCACCAACTGCGACGCCCCCGGCGGGCGTCAGACGGCCGGCGCCCTGATCGGTGCGGTCATCGGCGGCGTGGTGGGCTCCAACGTGGCCCGTAACGAACGCACGGCCGGCACGGTGATCGGCGCGGGCGCCGGCGCTGCGGCCGGCTCCTACATCGGCTGCAACCAGCAGCGGACTCGCGCCGCCGCCACCGCTTCGAGCGGCCAGTATCGCGCCACGTCGAACCTGCGCATCCGCTCGGGCCCCGGAACCAACTATCGCGCGGCCGGCGCCCTGTCGGCGGGCCAGCCCTTCACGGCCATCGGCTCGCAGGGCGAGTGGATTCAGATCGCCGGCGGCGGCTGGGTGAACGCCCACTACGTCACGACCAACTAA
- a CDS encoding helix-turn-helix transcriptional regulator translates to MTLTHARLWDAVDALARREGLTPSGLARRTGLDATSFNPSKRFGAGDPPRPRWPSTEILMQVLATTDLSLGEFADLAGDASDAPVSIPLLGLARAGQDGFFDNAGLPTGDGWEQTELPKAKDSLFSLQISGDSMAPLYREGDRVIVDRDAAQVRRGDRVVARLASGEVLAKEISSLTARAVTLSSINPDYPPRIVARGDIEWMARILWVSQ, encoded by the coding sequence ATGACCCTGACGCATGCCAGACTTTGGGATGCGGTGGACGCCCTGGCCCGCCGCGAGGGTCTCACGCCGTCGGGACTTGCGCGCCGGACCGGACTGGACGCCACCAGTTTCAACCCCTCCAAACGCTTCGGCGCCGGCGATCCGCCTCGTCCGCGCTGGCCCTCGACCGAAATCCTGATGCAGGTGCTGGCGACCACCGATCTGTCTCTGGGCGAATTCGCGGACCTGGCGGGGGACGCTTCCGACGCCCCCGTGTCGATCCCGTTGCTGGGTCTGGCGCGCGCCGGACAGGACGGCTTCTTCGACAATGCGGGCCTGCCTACCGGCGACGGCTGGGAACAGACCGAACTGCCCAAGGCCAAGGACAGCCTGTTCAGCCTGCAGATCAGCGGCGACTCCATGGCGCCCCTGTATCGAGAGGGCGACCGGGTCATCGTGGACCGGGACGCGGCGCAGGTCCGTCGCGGCGACCGGGTCGTCGCACGGCTGGCGTCCGGTGAAGTGTTGGCGAAGGAAATCTCCAGCCTGACCGCGCGCGCCGTCACCCTGTCCTCGATCAATCCGGACTATCCGCCCCGCATCGTGGCGCGGGGCGACATCGAATGGATGGCTCGGATCTTGTGGGTCAGCCAGTAA
- a CDS encoding PaaI family thioesterase has product MSDILDRMPYARFLNLRLVVSGDEATVIMPFAERLIGNPMLPALHGGSTAALLEMTAMAQVALSYPSARLPRPINVTVAYLRSGRPTDVFARAHISRAGRRIAHVQADAWQEARDAPIASLTAHFLLDNPG; this is encoded by the coding sequence ATGAGCGATATTCTGGACCGCATGCCTTACGCCCGCTTTCTGAACCTTCGTCTGGTCGTCAGCGGCGACGAGGCCACGGTGATCATGCCCTTCGCCGAGCGGCTGATCGGCAATCCCATGCTGCCCGCCCTGCACGGCGGATCGACCGCCGCCCTCCTGGAGATGACGGCCATGGCGCAGGTGGCCCTCAGCTATCCGTCAGCCCGTCTGCCCCGGCCGATCAACGTCACCGTCGCCTATCTGCGCTCGGGTCGGCCGACCGACGTTTTCGCCCGCGCCCACATCAGTCGCGCCGGGCGTCGGATCGCGCACGTTCAGGCCGACGCCTGGCAGGAGGCGCGCGACGCCCCCATCGCTTCCCTGACCGCCCACTTCCTGCTGGACAATCCAGGATGA
- a CDS encoding PaaI family thioesterase, with protein MPDDFVSTILPQLAAGAAHTGALGFSFEGLHDDEPRIRVPWREDLVGDPDTGVLAGGLVTTLLDHIGGLAVWTVLDQFQPIATLDLRVDYMRAARPRQDLFAQARCYRMTPTIAFVRAWAFEETAADPVAASQAAYVLNKPRDRVVRAEAAA; from the coding sequence ATGCCCGACGACTTCGTCTCGACCATCCTGCCGCAACTGGCGGCCGGCGCCGCCCATACCGGTGCGCTGGGCTTCTCCTTCGAGGGTCTGCACGATGACGAACCCCGCATCCGTGTGCCCTGGCGCGAGGATCTGGTGGGCGACCCTGACACAGGCGTCCTGGCCGGCGGGCTGGTCACGACCCTGCTGGACCACATCGGCGGGCTGGCGGTCTGGACGGTGTTGGACCAGTTTCAGCCGATCGCCACCCTGGATCTGCGCGTGGACTACATGCGGGCGGCGCGGCCGCGTCAGGATCTCTTCGCCCAGGCCCGTTGCTACCGGATGACGCCGACCATCGCCTTCGTTCGCGCCTGGGCGTTCGAGGAGACGGCGGCCGACCCTGTCGCGGCCTCCCAGGCGGCCTATGTGCTGAACAAGCCGCGCGACCGCGTCGTCCGGGCGGAGGCTGCGGCATGA
- a CDS encoding ligase-associated DNA damage response exonuclease: MIRPEDLLHPTPGGLYCPPGDFYVDPVRPVDRAVITHGHSDHARAGHGAVLATRQTLAIMAERYGEDFARRTQAVDYGQTTAINGVALRLAPAGHVLGSAQIEVRWKGLTMVVSGDYKRRRDPTCPPFEPMPCHVFISEATFGLPVFRHPPAEEEVGRLIRSLKQFPQRAHLVGAYSLGKAQRIIRLLREAGWERPIYTHGAMERLNALYQREGVDLGPLAPTRDLPKGALGGEVAIAPPSAIQDRWARRFADPVTAFASGWMGVRARARQRGVELPLVVSDHADWAELTATFEELRPEEIWITHGREEGLLRWAEINGQKARALRLVGYDEEDEERLDVRPD, translated from the coding sequence ATGATCCGGCCCGAAGACCTGCTGCATCCCACGCCCGGCGGCCTCTATTGCCCGCCTGGCGACTTTTATGTCGATCCTGTCCGGCCGGTGGATCGCGCGGTCATCACCCACGGCCATTCCGACCATGCGCGTGCGGGCCATGGGGCGGTCCTGGCGACGCGCCAGACGCTGGCGATCATGGCCGAACGCTATGGCGAAGATTTCGCCCGCCGGACACAGGCGGTCGATTATGGTCAGACGACCGCGATCAACGGCGTGGCCCTTCGCCTGGCGCCGGCGGGGCACGTCCTGGGCTCGGCCCAGATCGAGGTGCGATGGAAGGGGCTGACCATGGTGGTGTCAGGCGACTATAAGCGTCGCCGCGATCCGACCTGTCCGCCCTTCGAGCCCATGCCCTGCCACGTCTTCATTTCAGAGGCGACGTTCGGCCTGCCGGTCTTTCGTCATCCGCCGGCCGAGGAGGAGGTCGGGCGGTTGATCCGATCGCTGAAACAGTTTCCCCAGCGCGCGCACCTCGTGGGGGCCTACTCCCTGGGAAAGGCGCAGCGGATCATCCGCCTGTTGCGAGAGGCGGGCTGGGAGCGGCCCATCTACACCCATGGCGCCATGGAGCGGTTGAACGCCCTCTATCAACGCGAAGGCGTCGATCTGGGCCCGCTGGCGCCCACGCGCGACCTGCCCAAGGGCGCTCTGGGCGGCGAGGTCGCCATCGCCCCGCCGTCGGCCATTCAGGATCGATGGGCGCGGCGTTTCGCGGACCCCGTGACGGCCTTCGCCTCAGGCTGGATGGGCGTCAGGGCGCGGGCTCGCCAGCGAGGCGTCGAACTGCCCTTGGTGGTGTCGGATCACGCGGACTGGGCCGAACTGACGGCGACTTTCGAAGAACTGAGACCCGAAGAAATCTGGATTACCCATGGTCGCGAGGAGGGCTTGTTGCGCTGGGCCGAGATCAACGGTCAGAAGGCGCGCGCCTTGCGCCTTGTCGGTTATGACGAAGAAGACGAGGAGCGGCTGGATGTCCGTCCCGACTGA
- a CDS encoding response regulator: MRPTAWWLRPCARCSVAARNWLKTDWRALAAVQESRYDLILMDIKMPRMDGVQATQAIRALDGAVSRIPIVALTANADPDDAKHYLSIGMAAVVEKPIKPERLRMAMNAALAQAEAEAAARNDADPRQAHG; this comes from the coding sequence ATGCGACCAACCGCGTGGTGGCTCAGGCCCTGTGCGAGATGTTCGGTTGCAGCTCGGAACTGGCTGAAGACGGACTGGAGGGCCTTGGCCGCCGTTCAGGAGAGCCGTTACGATCTGATCCTTATGGATATCAAGATGCCGCGCATGGACGGCGTTCAGGCGACCCAGGCCATTCGCGCCCTGGACGGCGCCGTGAGCCGCATTCCCATCGTCGCCCTGACCGCGAACGCAGATCCAGACGACGCCAAACACTATCTGTCGATCGGAATGGCCGCCGTCGTCGAAAAACCGATCAAGCCGGAACGCCTTCGCATGGCGATGAACGCCGCCCTCGCCCAAGCGGAGGCCGAAGCCGCTGCAAGAAACGACGCCGATCCGCGCCAGGCGCACGGCTGA
- the queC gene encoding 7-cyano-7-deazaguanine synthase QueC: MSVILEKTPTSALVLFSGGQDSATCLAWALERFERVETVGFDYGQRHAVEMQARQTVRDGMAKALPNYAERLGDDHVVDLTGYGRIAESALTADRKIEMDARGLPTTFVPGRNLIFLVAAAALADRRGLEVLVGGMCETDFSGYPDCRHETMEAMARALSLGLDKPVAIETPLMWLTKAQTWDLADRIGGEALVELIVEDSHTCYQGDRTHRHAWGYGCGECPACELRAAGHAEWAVSQSART, from the coding sequence ATGAGCGTCATCCTGGAAAAGACCCCCACATCGGCCCTGGTTCTCTTCTCCGGCGGACAGGACAGCGCGACCTGCCTGGCCTGGGCGCTAGAGCGGTTCGAACGGGTCGAAACGGTCGGCTTCGACTATGGCCAGCGCCACGCGGTGGAGATGCAGGCGCGCCAAACCGTGCGCGACGGCATGGCGAAGGCCCTCCCGAACTATGCCGAGCGACTGGGCGACGATCATGTGGTGGACCTGACCGGCTATGGCCGGATCGCCGAAAGCGCCCTGACCGCCGATCGCAAGATCGAGATGGACGCGCGCGGCCTGCCCACGACCTTCGTGCCGGGCCGCAATCTGATCTTTCTGGTCGCGGCGGCGGCTCTGGCCGATCGGCGGGGCCTGGAGGTCCTGGTCGGCGGCATGTGCGAGACCGACTTCTCCGGCTATCCCGATTGTCGGCATGAAACGATGGAAGCGATGGCGCGGGCGCTGTCCCTGGGCTTGGACAAGCCGGTGGCGATCGAGACGCCGTTGATGTGGCTGACCAAGGCCCAGACCTGGGATCTGGCCGACCGGATCGGCGGCGAGGCCCTGGTCGAACTGATCGTCGAGGACAGCCATACCTGTTATCAGGGCGACCGCACGCATCGGCATGCCTGGGGCTACGGCTGCGGCGAATGTCCGGCTTGCGAGCTGCGCGCGGCGGGCCATGCGGAATGGGCCGTGTCCCAGAGCGCCAGGACGTGA
- the queE gene encoding 7-carboxy-7-deazaguanine synthase, with protein sequence MTYSAKEVFLTVQGEGGQAGRPAVFLRFAGCNLWSGREQDRANAVCTFCDTDFVGVDGDGGGKFATAELLADHVAAMWRGREGDPKLVVCTGGEPLLQLDPPLIGALHARGFEIAIESNGVLAAPDGIDWICVSPKADAPVVQTQGQELKLVYPQAKALPERFELLDFERFWLQPMDGPDQAANTAAAIEYCLTHPQWRLSVQTHKYIGVR encoded by the coding sequence GTGACCTATTCGGCCAAGGAAGTCTTTCTGACGGTGCAGGGCGAGGGCGGGCAGGCGGGTCGTCCGGCGGTCTTCCTGCGGTTCGCCGGCTGCAATCTGTGGAGCGGGCGCGAGCAGGACCGCGCGAACGCCGTCTGCACCTTCTGCGATACGGATTTCGTCGGCGTGGACGGAGACGGCGGGGGCAAGTTCGCCACGGCGGAGCTGTTGGCCGATCATGTCGCGGCGATGTGGCGGGGGCGGGAAGGCGATCCGAAACTAGTGGTCTGCACCGGGGGCGAGCCTCTGCTTCAACTGGACCCGCCGTTGATCGGGGCCCTGCATGCGCGCGGCTTCGAGATCGCCATAGAATCCAACGGCGTACTCGCCGCGCCGGACGGGATCGACTGGATCTGCGTCAGCCCCAAGGCCGATGCGCCGGTCGTCCAGACGCAGGGCCAGGAGCTGAAGCTGGTCTATCCGCAGGCCAAGGCCCTGCCCGAGCGGTTCGAGCTCCTGGATTTCGAGCGGTTCTGGCTTCAGCCCATGGACGGCCCCGACCAGGCGGCCAACACCGCCGCCGCCATCGAATACTGCCTGACCCACCCCCAATGGCGCCTGAGCGTCCAGACCCACAAATATATCGGCGTCCGCTAA
- a CDS encoding 6-carboxytetrahydropterin synthase, whose product MPVFEITKQATFDAAHHFPNEPEGSIYRRVHGHSFTVEATVRSEVLDAEHGWVADLGALDRALKAAAEQLDHGMLNEHPGLELPSLENLCLWFARMLKPDWPGLCRIQVARPTINERCVLSL is encoded by the coding sequence ATGCCCGTCTTCGAGATCACCAAACAGGCCACCTTCGACGCCGCTCACCACTTTCCGAACGAGCCGGAGGGCAGCATCTATCGCCGAGTCCACGGCCATTCCTTCACGGTCGAGGCGACGGTGCGGTCCGAGGTGCTGGACGCCGAACACGGCTGGGTCGCGGACCTGGGCGCACTGGATCGGGCTCTGAAGGCGGCGGCGGAACAACTGGACCACGGCATGCTGAACGAACATCCGGGACTTGAACTGCCCAGCCTGGAGAACCTGTGCCTGTGGTTCGCCAGGATGCTGAAGCCCGACTGGCCGGGGCTGTGCCGCATTCAGGTGGCGCGCCCGACCATCAACGAGCGTTGCGTACTGAGCCTGTGA
- a CDS encoding thioesterase family protein — MTPLVSLDDVLAFAAPEDGALTTVVPGCFSNGPAALPSEKGFPFGGLLAALCALSMRRGLGLETPLRTLSVQYLSAAVFDAPLAFRPRLLRGGRNVLYASVEADQDGRPTHHATGTYGRDSQTPPLSPLHRPPPSLDSLDAAATIDGPMAPHFARHVEYRFDGGPHILGGNAGKPAVERTWMRMRDGRALDETTLCYLLDALYPPAWTLDPAPVAMTTVDFRIDILADLTPETAPDGWAFFEFAMLDLGLGWTVDEATAWGADGTPLAVARQRRRLLPQRGG; from the coding sequence ATGACACCACTGGTTTCCTTGGACGACGTTCTGGCTTTCGCTGCGCCCGAGGACGGCGCGCTGACGACCGTGGTTCCGGGGTGTTTCTCGAACGGCCCCGCCGCCCTGCCCTCGGAAAAGGGCTTTCCGTTCGGCGGCCTGCTGGCGGCGCTGTGCGCTCTGTCGATGCGGCGTGGGCTGGGGCTGGAGACGCCGTTAAGAACCCTGTCGGTGCAGTATCTGTCGGCCGCCGTCTTCGACGCGCCCCTGGCGTTTCGTCCGCGCCTGCTGCGCGGCGGCCGCAATGTCCTCTACGCCTCGGTCGAGGCCGATCAGGACGGGCGGCCGACCCATCACGCCACAGGCACCTATGGGCGCGACAGTCAGACCCCGCCGCTGTCGCCGCTGCATCGCCCGCCCCCGTCGCTGGACAGCCTGGACGCCGCCGCGACCATCGACGGCCCCATGGCCCCGCATTTCGCGCGCCACGTCGAATACCGTTTCGACGGCGGCCCCCATATCCTGGGCGGCAATGCCGGCAAGCCGGCGGTCGAACGCACCTGGATGCGGATGCGGGATGGTCGAGCGCTGGACGAAACGACGCTGTGCTACCTGCTGGACGCCCTCTATCCGCCTGCCTGGACGCTCGACCCCGCGCCCGTCGCCATGACCACGGTCGATTTTCGCATCGACATCCTGGCCGATCTGACGCCCGAAACGGCGCCGGACGGGTGGGCCTTTTTCGAGTTCGCCATGCTGGATCTGGGCCTGGGCTGGACGGTGGACGAAGCCACCGCCTGGGGCGCGGACGGAACGCCGCTGGCCGTGGCGCGCCAACGTCGTCGCCTGCTGCCGCAACGCGGGGGCTGA
- a CDS encoding helix-turn-helix domain-containing protein — protein sequence MGRTADYSRQSCSIAATLEVIGDPWTLLVIRDAFNGVTRFEQWQDNLGVARNVLAARLKSLVQHGVLEPRPYSERPPRNEYVLTAKGKDLYGVLVTLHGWGAKHVYGDTDSGIDMIHKTCGHTLTPRIACGCCGEIVKPRDILLVRSENRPTVGDVMPKEAA from the coding sequence ATGGGACGCACCGCCGACTACAGCCGCCAAAGCTGCTCCATCGCCGCCACGCTGGAGGTGATCGGCGATCCGTGGACGCTTCTGGTCATCCGCGACGCCTTCAACGGCGTAACGCGCTTCGAACAGTGGCAGGACAATCTAGGCGTGGCCCGCAACGTCCTGGCCGCCCGTCTGAAAAGCCTTGTCCAGCACGGGGTGCTGGAGCCGCGACCCTATTCCGAACGGCCGCCGCGCAACGAATATGTGCTGACGGCCAAGGGCAAGGACCTGTACGGGGTTTTGGTGACGCTGCACGGCTGGGGCGCCAAACACGTCTATGGCGACACCGACAGCGGTATCGACATGATCCACAAGACCTGCGGCCACACCCTGACGCCCCGCATCGCCTGCGGCTGCTGCGGCGAGATCGTCAAGCCGCGCGACATCCTACTGGTCCGCTCCGAGAACCGGCCGACAGTCGGGGACGTGATGCCGAAGGAAGCGGCGTAG
- a CDS encoding YafY family protein, which translates to MSRSERLFDLLNVLRRHRRPVSGKVLAQEMGISLRTLYRDIASLQAQGATIEGEPGVGYVLQPGFLLPPLMFSPEEIEALVLGSRWVVERTDGRLRDAALSALARIGAVLPPDLRDEMDSSALFVAPGAPAPLDTVDPALLRKAIRTQTRLTLFYSDEAGAASQRVVWPFALAFFDRVRLLLAWCELRQDFRSFRTDRISAVELGQGRYPRRRQALMKAWREREAKARGAECC; encoded by the coding sequence GTGTCCCGATCCGAACGTCTTTTCGATCTGTTGAACGTGCTGCGGCGGCATCGTCGGCCTGTCAGCGGCAAGGTGCTGGCCCAGGAGATGGGCATTAGCCTGCGCACCCTCTATCGCGACATCGCCAGCCTGCAGGCGCAGGGCGCGACCATCGAAGGCGAGCCGGGCGTCGGCTATGTGTTGCAACCGGGGTTCCTGTTGCCGCCCCTGATGTTTTCGCCCGAAGAAATCGAGGCTCTGGTCCTGGGGTCGCGCTGGGTGGTGGAGCGGACGGACGGACGGCTGCGGGACGCGGCGCTGAGCGCCCTGGCGCGGATCGGAGCGGTTCTGCCGCCCGATCTGCGCGACGAGATGGACAGTTCGGCCCTGTTCGTGGCGCCGGGCGCGCCCGCGCCGCTGGACACCGTCGATCCGGCGCTGCTGCGAAAAGCGATCCGCACCCAGACGCGGCTGACCCTGTTTTACAGCGACGAGGCGGGCGCGGCGTCGCAGCGGGTGGTCTGGCCCTTCGCCCTGGCCTTCTTCGACCGGGTCCGGCTGTTGCTGGCCTGGTGCGAACTGCGCCAGGATTTCCGCAGCTTCCGCACCGACCGCATCTCGGCCGTCGAACTGGGCCAGGGCCGGTATCCGCGCCGGCGACAGGCGCTGATGAAGGCTTGGCGGGAACGGGAGGCCAAGGCGCGCGGCGCTGAATGCTGCTGA
- a CDS encoding VOC family protein — translation MDQSRDILLEVADPEASARFYGRLLQGRPVQVGPDRALLLLASGRRLSLWRRSAEAREAGRAVGFAVDRASDVDDLHVDWWDRGARILSPPCDLPQGRGFVASDPDGHRLCVFAAA, via the coding sequence ATGGATCAGAGCCGGGACATTCTGTTGGAGGTGGCGGACCCGGAGGCCAGCGCGCGCTTCTACGGTCGGCTGCTGCAGGGGCGGCCGGTGCAGGTCGGGCCGGATCGGGCGCTGTTGCTTCTGGCGTCGGGTCGCCGGCTGAGCCTGTGGCGGCGGTCCGCCGAGGCCAGGGAGGCCGGTCGGGCGGTGGGGTTTGCGGTGGATCGCGCCTCCGACGTCGATGACCTTCATGTGGACTGGTGGGACCGGGGCGCGCGCATTCTGTCGCCGCCGTGCGACCTGCCGCAGGGACGGGGCTTTGTGGCCAGCGACCCGGACGGGCACCGGCTGTGCGTCTTCGCGGCGGCCTGA
- the mnmA gene encoding tRNA 2-thiouridine(34) synthase MnmA, whose amino-acid sequence MTLVEDICPIPDIRRTDMDAAVESARAAVGLPVGARVVAAMSGGVDSTVVAALLHKAGYDVVGVTLQLYDHGAALKKKGACCAGQDIHDARLAAETIGIPHYVLDYESRFKDAVIDQFADSYLKGQTPVPCIRCNQTVKFRDLLDVARDLGAEAMATGHYVRRAIHGNRSQMRKAVDHSRDQSYFLFATTQDQLDYLRFPLADLEKPQVRGVAAELGLRIAAKPDSQDICFVPSGDYRTLIDRLRPQGREAGEIVHMDGRVLGAHAGVTDYTIGQRRGLNVAVGEPLFVVKLEPETRRVVVGPREALLTARLTLEETNWLGEQATLEEAAHDGAPVLARVRSTRQPSPARLAIVDDAVSVVFDQGEEGVAPGQACVLYDPADPDRVLGGGFIAETTAV is encoded by the coding sequence ATGACCTTGGTCGAAGACATCTGCCCCATCCCCGACATTCGCCGCACCGACATGGATGCGGCGGTCGAAAGCGCGCGGGCGGCCGTCGGCCTGCCGGTGGGCGCGCGAGTCGTCGCAGCCATGTCCGGCGGGGTGGACTCCACCGTGGTGGCGGCCCTGCTGCACAAGGCCGGCTATGACGTCGTCGGCGTGACGCTGCAGCTCTACGACCACGGCGCGGCCCTGAAGAAGAAAGGCGCCTGCTGCGCGGGCCAGGACATTCACGACGCGCGCCTGGCGGCCGAGACCATCGGCATCCCCCACTACGTCCTGGACTACGAGAGCCGGTTCAAGGATGCAGTGATCGACCAATTCGCCGACAGTTATCTGAAGGGGCAGACGCCGGTTCCCTGCATCCGCTGCAATCAGACGGTCAAGTTCCGCGATCTCTTGGACGTGGCCCGCGATCTGGGCGCGGAGGCCATGGCGACGGGCCATTACGTCCGCCGCGCCATCCACGGCAACCGCTCGCAGATGCGCAAGGCAGTCGATCATTCGCGCGACCAGTCCTACTTCCTGTTCGCCACCACCCAGGACCAGTTGGACTATCTGCGCTTCCCCTTGGCCGATCTGGAAAAGCCCCAGGTGCGCGGCGTCGCGGCCGAACTGGGCCTGCGCATCGCGGCCAAGCCGGACAGTCAGGACATCTGTTTCGTGCCGTCCGGCGACTATCGCACCCTGATCGACCGCCTGCGCCCCCAGGGACGCGAGGCCGGCGAGATCGTGCATATGGACGGCAGGGTGCTGGGCGCCCACGCCGGCGTCACCGACTACACCATCGGCCAGCGCCGGGGCCTGAACGTCGCCGTGGGCGAGCCCCTGTTCGTCGTCAAGCTGGAGCCCGAAACCCGCCGCGTCGTCGTCGGCCCCCGCGAGGCCCTGCTGACCGCGCGCCTGACGTTGGAGGAAACCAACTGGCTGGGCGAGCAGGCCACGCTGGAAGAGGCGGCCCACGACGGTGCGCCTGTCCTGGCGCGTGTCCGTTCGACCCGCCAGCCCTCGCCCGCCCGTCTGGCGATCGTCGATGACGCCGTCTCGGTCGTGTTCGATCAAGGCGAAGAAGGCGTGGCGCCCGGCCAGGCTTGCGTCCTGTACGACCCCGCCGATCCCGACCGCGTCCTGGGCGGCGGCTTCATCGCCGAGACCACCGCCGTCTAG
- a CDS encoding DUF1153 domain-containing protein, which produces MLQERRLNSKGEHYVVGPTGTPLTLNDLPPANTDRWVIRRKAEVVAAVRGGLLSLDDALAKYRLTAEEFLAWQKAIDKWGMQGLRTTRIQNYRS; this is translated from the coding sequence ATGTTGCAAGAGCGACGCCTGAACAGCAAAGGCGAACACTATGTGGTCGGACCGACGGGTACGCCCCTGACCCTGAACGACCTTCCGCCAGCCAACACGGACCGATGGGTGATCCGCCGCAAGGCCGAGGTGGTCGCCGCTGTCCGCGGCGGCCTACTCAGCCTGGACGACGCCCTGGCCAAGTATCGGCTGACGGCGGAAGAATTCCTCGCCTGGCAAAAGGCGATCGACAAATGGGGCATGCAGGGCCTGCGAACGACGCGGATCCAGAACTATCGCTCCTAG